Proteins from a genomic interval of Sphingomonas sp. Y38-1Y:
- a CDS encoding PAS domain S-box protein, whose protein sequence is MSAAHPFGSRLATVALTWLLSTLLSVPGLLLAKSQPGIAPLWLSNAVVVALLLRFPSLPLRLILTGFAAGLFSAYVLADMLSIAAVGLALANMIEIATALCLLRRFGRLPVHSSRYLAQFMLFAGLVASLIGALVGAAVVHASGNNIFSLVVLHWFAADALGMLVVGPIILVAFHSDSRALLRQGRLIEAAATALATALLTVLVFDQTRYPALFIILPGLTLAAFRLRFVGVLLTIPIVAVIASIQTMSGHGPISGLLDSVGERVLYLQTFIAVTVMSTLPVAATLVERRRLTDRLRESERSYRLLARHSGDMIVRVGLDGIRRYASPASQAILGYPPAALIGESPLTTIHAEDRARVERACRSLFEGVEHPSATYRQRHADGRYVWLEATYSLVRDASGEPVEFISSVRDIGRRREAEIEAARAAAQREESYRLLTMAERMAGIGHWRYDLIDNRLIWSDEVYRIHGREIGDTPTLDEGMQAYPAEDRARVEALIARGIEAGEPWTFRARIRRQDGEMRDVESHGQPERSFDGQIVGIVGVFRDVTDQVAIEQALIAARDEAHALADARSDFVATVSHEIRTPMTGVLGMIELLRGSPADDDRTRYLDNLEQSASLLMTVLDDVLDFSKIESGALALEAVDFDLGELARSTIDLFSHAAANKGLALSLSLPVGRDLHVRGDPVRLRQVIANLISNAVKFTPTGSVELSLSLTGAASAPLLRGRVRDTGIGIAADAQARLFQPFVQADPSTTRRFGGTGLGLAITRRLVEAMGGEIRVESEPGKGACFHFELRLAAPMDTLPASSAPTAAPTRPLSLLLAEDNAINRTLVEALIRRDGHAIDSVENGRLAVEAASVRRYDAILMDMQMPELDGLSATRVIRSGGGPNADTPIFALTADAALERRSLYTDAGLTDLLTKPIDSAALLDRLRQLADAAPRDERPILNAAKLDALRATIGEDNARRLLAMMRDEVAARPEGIARLIETDARVAAAAEAHALKGAALNVGADRIAEVARRIETACEAGATLSPLVPELLAAAAATRAAIERRI, encoded by the coding sequence ATGAGTGCCGCGCATCCCTTCGGATCGCGATTGGCGACGGTAGCGCTCACATGGCTGCTGAGCACGCTGCTGTCGGTACCCGGGCTCCTGCTCGCCAAGTCGCAGCCGGGGATCGCGCCGCTCTGGCTTTCCAACGCGGTCGTCGTGGCGCTGCTGCTGCGCTTTCCGTCGCTACCACTCCGCCTCATTCTGACCGGGTTCGCGGCGGGGCTGTTCAGCGCCTACGTCCTTGCCGACATGCTGTCGATCGCGGCGGTCGGGCTCGCGCTCGCCAACATGATCGAGATCGCGACGGCGCTATGCCTGCTCCGCCGCTTCGGACGGTTGCCGGTCCATTCGTCGCGCTATCTCGCCCAGTTCATGCTGTTCGCCGGGCTTGTCGCGTCGCTGATCGGGGCGCTGGTGGGCGCCGCAGTCGTCCATGCGAGCGGCAACAACATCTTCTCGCTCGTCGTGCTCCACTGGTTTGCTGCCGACGCGCTCGGCATGCTGGTCGTCGGCCCAATCATCCTCGTCGCCTTCCATTCGGACAGCCGCGCGCTGCTGCGGCAGGGTCGATTGATCGAGGCGGCGGCAACCGCGCTCGCCACCGCCCTTCTCACGGTGCTGGTGTTCGACCAGACGCGATATCCCGCGTTGTTCATCATCCTGCCCGGCCTGACGCTCGCCGCGTTCCGCCTGCGGTTCGTGGGCGTCCTGCTGACGATACCGATCGTCGCGGTCATCGCCTCAATCCAGACGATGTCGGGGCACGGCCCCATCTCCGGCCTCCTCGACTCGGTCGGCGAGCGCGTCCTCTACCTTCAGACGTTCATCGCGGTCACCGTCATGTCGACGCTTCCCGTCGCCGCCACGCTGGTCGAGCGCCGCCGCCTGACCGACCGGCTGCGCGAGAGCGAGCGCAGCTATCGCCTGCTCGCGCGGCACAGCGGCGACATGATCGTCCGCGTCGGCCTGGATGGCATCCGCCGCTATGCTTCGCCCGCATCGCAGGCGATCCTGGGCTATCCACCCGCCGCGCTGATCGGCGAAAGCCCGCTGACCACGATCCATGCCGAGGATCGCGCGCGTGTCGAGCGTGCCTGCCGGTCGCTGTTCGAGGGCGTCGAGCACCCCTCTGCCACCTACCGCCAGCGTCATGCCGACGGCCGCTATGTCTGGCTAGAGGCGACCTACAGCCTCGTTCGCGACGCAAGCGGCGAGCCGGTCGAGTTCATCTCCAGCGTCCGCGACATCGGCCGGCGACGGGAGGCGGAGATCGAGGCCGCGCGCGCCGCCGCGCAGCGGGAGGAGAGCTATCGACTGCTGACCATGGCGGAGCGGATGGCGGGTATCGGCCACTGGCGGTACGATCTCATCGACAATCGCCTGATCTGGTCGGACGAAGTGTACCGCATTCACGGCCGCGAGATCGGCGACACGCCCACGCTGGACGAAGGCATGCAGGCCTATCCGGCCGAAGACCGCGCGCGCGTCGAGGCGCTGATCGCGCGCGGGATCGAAGCGGGCGAACCCTGGACCTTCCGCGCCCGCATCCGCCGGCAGGACGGCGAAATGCGCGACGTCGAATCGCACGGTCAGCCCGAACGATCGTTCGACGGCCAGATCGTCGGCATCGTCGGCGTCTTTCGCGACGTCACCGACCAGGTCGCGATCGAGCAGGCGCTGATCGCCGCTCGGGACGAGGCGCATGCGCTGGCGGACGCGCGCAGCGACTTCGTCGCAACCGTCAGCCACGAGATCCGCACGCCGATGACCGGGGTGCTCGGCATGATCGAGTTGCTGCGCGGCAGCCCGGCCGACGATGACCGCACGCGCTATCTCGACAATCTGGAGCAGTCGGCGTCGCTCCTGATGACCGTCCTCGACGACGTGCTCGACTTCTCCAAGATCGAGAGCGGCGCGCTGGCGCTGGAAGCAGTCGACTTCGACCTTGGCGAGCTTGCGCGCAGCACGATCGACCTGTTCAGCCACGCCGCCGCCAACAAGGGCCTGGCACTCAGCCTGTCGCTGCCGGTCGGCCGCGACCTGCACGTCCGCGGCGATCCCGTGCGCTTGCGACAGGTGATCGCCAACCTCATCAGCAACGCGGTCAAGTTCACGCCGACGGGCAGCGTTGAGCTGTCGCTGTCGCTGACCGGCGCGGCATCGGCGCCGCTCCTGCGCGGGCGTGTGCGCGACACCGGCATCGGCATCGCCGCCGACGCACAGGCGCGGCTGTTCCAACCCTTTGTCCAGGCCGATCCGTCGACCACGCGGCGCTTCGGCGGCACGGGCCTGGGCCTCGCCATCACCCGCCGGCTGGTCGAGGCGATGGGCGGCGAGATCCGGGTCGAGAGCGAGCCCGGCAAGGGCGCCTGCTTCCACTTCGAACTCCGCCTCGCCGCGCCCATGGACACGCTGCCCGCGAGCAGCGCACCGACCGCCGCGCCCACCCGGCCGCTGTCGCTGCTGCTCGCCGAGGACAATGCGATCAACCGCACCCTTGTGGAGGCGCTGATCCGCCGCGACGGCCATGCGATCGACAGCGTCGAGAACGGCAGGCTTGCGGTCGAGGCGGCGTCGGTGCGCCGCTATGACGCGATCCTGATGGACATGCAGATGCCGGAGCTCGACGGGCTGTCGGCGACCCGCGTCATCCGCAGCGGCGGCGGTCCCAATGCCGACACGCCGATCTTCGCGCTCACCGCCGATGCCGCGCTGGAGCGGCGGTCGCTCTATACCGATGCGGGCCTCACCGACCTGCTCACCAAACCAATAGACAGCGCCGCATTGCTAGACCGCCTGCGCCAGCTCGCCGACGCGGCGCCGCGCGACGAGCGTCCGATCCTCAATGCCGCCAAGCTCGACGCGCTTCGCGCGACGATCGGCGAGGACAATGCCAGGCGATTGCTGGCGATGATGCGGGACGAAGTCGCCGCGCGGCCGGAAGGCATCGCGCGACTGATCGAAACCGACGCGCGCGTCGCCGCGGCGGCGGAGGCGCATGCGTTGAAGGGGGCCGCGCTCAACGTGGGGGCGGACCGTATTGCCGAGGTCGCGCGCCGCATCGAAACCGCCTGCGAAGCCGGCGCGACGCTATCGCCCCTGGTGCCCGAACTGCTGGCGGCAGCCGCCGCGACCCGCGCCGCGATCGAACGGCGGATCTAG
- a CDS encoding response regulator transcription factor, which translates to MIKRAIIADDHPMCREAARLALQIVAPSAEAIQAASLGDVLADEDNADLVILDLGLADSRGIASLIEVARARPTTPILVMSGDERPDTEVRAAANGAAGFVGKAAPLDQLAAAIRTVSEGGTHFTPGLEPHAPDDADARLASLSPAEARVLRAMRGGGLNKQIAWELNLSEITVKQHVKAILRKLGVVNRTQAVLLLHDAVRDPIG; encoded by the coding sequence ATGATCAAGCGCGCGATCATCGCCGATGACCATCCGATGTGCCGGGAAGCGGCACGCTTGGCGCTTCAGATCGTCGCGCCTTCGGCGGAGGCCATACAGGCCGCATCGCTCGGCGACGTGCTCGCCGACGAGGATAATGCCGACCTCGTCATCCTCGATCTCGGCCTTGCCGACAGCCGCGGCATCGCCAGCCTGATCGAGGTCGCGCGCGCGCGCCCGACCACGCCGATCCTGGTGATGAGCGGCGACGAGCGACCCGATACCGAGGTTCGTGCCGCCGCCAATGGCGCCGCCGGGTTCGTCGGCAAGGCGGCCCCCCTCGATCAACTCGCCGCCGCGATCCGCACGGTGAGCGAGGGCGGCACGCATTTCACGCCTGGCCTGGAACCGCACGCCCCCGACGACGCCGATGCGCGTCTCGCCTCGCTCAGCCCGGCCGAGGCGCGGGTGCTTCGCGCGATGCGCGGCGGCGGGCTCAACAAGCAGATCGCCTGGGAACTCAACCTCTCGGAGATCACCGTCAAGCAGCACGTCAAGGCGATCCTGCGCAAATTGGGCGTCGTCAACCGCACTCAGGCGGTGCTGCTCCTCCACGACGCCGTGCGTGATCCTATAGGGTGA
- a CDS encoding helix-hairpin-helix domain-containing protein, with amino-acid sequence MASSNPAPTDTITSTTPAGAADAMMPITITHLVLIAIAIVLTVLMIVWGQRRWRQRRAGERALEESGSTVEVGAEAPVQDTGGDADAGANDAGLAHVVQPAAEPAVPIEPAAPAPVTPAPPPPVSPAPPPLADTLPATPAQPSAIATDLTKLKGLGPKAAALLAERGIASIAELAALSPEQAAALDAELGPFAGRMGRDRWHEQARLLADNDRAGYEAIFGKLG; translated from the coding sequence ATGGCCAGTTCGAATCCCGCGCCGACCGATACGATCACCTCGACGACGCCCGCCGGCGCCGCCGACGCGATGATGCCGATCACCATCACCCATCTCGTCCTGATCGCGATCGCGATCGTCCTCACCGTCCTGATGATCGTCTGGGGGCAACGTCGCTGGCGCCAGCGGCGCGCGGGCGAACGCGCGCTCGAGGAAAGCGGCTCGACGGTCGAGGTGGGTGCCGAGGCACCGGTCCAGGATACCGGCGGCGATGCCGATGCCGGCGCCAACGACGCCGGGCTTGCCCATGTCGTCCAGCCCGCGGCCGAACCCGCGGTGCCGATCGAACCCGCCGCGCCTGCGCCGGTCACCCCGGCGCCACCGCCGCCCGTCTCGCCCGCACCGCCGCCGCTTGCCGACACGCTGCCCGCGACACCCGCACAGCCGAGCGCGATCGCGACCGACCTGACGAAGCTGAAGGGCCTGGGGCCGAAGGCCGCCGCGCTGCTGGCAGAGCGCGGAATCGCCAGCATCGCCGAACTCGCAGCCCTCTCTCCCGAACAGGCCGCGGCGCTCGATGCAGAGCTCGGACCGTTCGCCGGGCGAATGGGCCGCGACCGCTGGCACGAACAGGCGCGGCTGCTCGCCGACAACGACCGGGCGGGCTATGAAGCGATCTTCGGCAAGCTTGGATGA
- the purD gene encoding phosphoribosylamine--glycine ligase, protein MNVLLIGSGGREHALAWKLAQSPGLSTLFAAPGNPGIAAHAECIGLTVEDHAAVLDFCRANSIGLVVVGPEAPLVAGLADDLRAAGIAVFGPSKAAAQLEGSKGFTKALCTRANIPTAGYAHVTSLDEARAALSPFGLPVVIKADGLAAGKGVTIAMTPDEAEAALAALFAEPGGEAVIEEFLSGEEASLFVLTDGTAHVAFGSAQDHKRVGDGDTGPNTGGMGAYSPAPVLTPALEQRAIDEIVRPTIETLAAEGMPYSGVLYAGLMLTNTGPKLIEYNCRFGDPECQVLMARYEGDLLALLHAVAEGRLAQAPAPAFADLTALTVVMAANGYPGTPERGGAIAGLDRAEAAGATVFQAGTRDHDGKLVAAGGRVLAVTATGATVTAAQAAAYRGVDAIDFPGGFCRRDIGWREVEREGA, encoded by the coding sequence ATGAACGTCCTGCTGATCGGATCGGGAGGGCGTGAACATGCGCTCGCATGGAAGCTCGCGCAATCGCCGGGCCTCTCTACGCTGTTCGCCGCGCCGGGCAATCCGGGCATCGCGGCGCATGCCGAGTGCATCGGCCTGACCGTCGAGGATCACGCCGCGGTGCTCGATTTCTGCCGCGCCAATTCCATCGGTCTGGTCGTTGTCGGCCCCGAAGCGCCGCTCGTCGCCGGCCTTGCCGACGACCTGCGCGCCGCCGGGATCGCGGTGTTCGGCCCGTCAAAGGCAGCCGCGCAGCTCGAAGGGTCGAAGGGCTTCACCAAGGCGCTGTGCACCCGCGCGAACATCCCCACCGCCGGCTATGCGCACGTCACGTCGCTGGATGAGGCGCGCGCCGCGCTCAGCCCCTTCGGCCTGCCCGTCGTCATCAAGGCGGATGGACTTGCCGCCGGCAAGGGCGTGACGATCGCGATGACCCCGGACGAGGCTGAGGCGGCGCTCGCCGCCCTCTTCGCCGAACCGGGCGGCGAGGCGGTGATCGAGGAGTTCCTGTCCGGCGAGGAAGCCAGCCTGTTCGTGCTGACCGACGGCACCGCGCATGTCGCTTTTGGGTCGGCTCAGGACCACAAGCGTGTCGGCGACGGCGACACCGGTCCCAACACCGGCGGCATGGGCGCCTATTCCCCAGCCCCCGTCCTCACGCCCGCGCTGGAGCAACGCGCGATCGACGAGATCGTCCGCCCGACGATCGAGACGCTCGCAGCCGAGGGCATGCCCTATTCGGGCGTGCTCTATGCCGGGCTGATGCTGACCAACACCGGGCCGAAGCTGATCGAATATAATTGCCGCTTCGGCGATCCCGAATGCCAGGTGCTGATGGCGCGGTACGAGGGCGACCTGCTCGCGCTGCTTCATGCGGTGGCGGAAGGGCGGCTGGCACAGGCGCCCGCCCCCGCCTTTGCCGACCTGACCGCGCTGACCGTCGTCATGGCGGCGAACGGCTATCCCGGCACGCCCGAGCGCGGCGGCGCGATCGCCGGGCTCGACCGCGCCGAGGCGGCGGGTGCGACGGTGTTCCAGGCAGGCACGCGAGATCACGACGGGAAGCTCGTCGCGGCGGGCGGGCGCGTGCTGGCGGTCACCGCCACCGGCGCGACCGTGACCGCGGCGCAGGCGGCTGCCTATCGCGGTGTCGATGCCATTGATTTCCCTGGCGGCTTTTGCCGGCGCGATATCGGCTGGCGCGAGGTGGAACGCGAAGGCGCTTGA
- the xseA gene encoding exodeoxyribonuclease VII large subunit produces MPDPFSMSDDDRPALLAEARPGDNAAPMSVAELSGRLKRMVEGEFGHVRLRGEISGYKRAASGHAYLCLKDESAVIDGVMWRGAAGSLAFSPADGIEVVATGKLTTYPGRSKYQIVIERMELAGEGALMALLERNKARFEAEGLFAKSRARAPLPFMPRVIGVVTSPTGAVIRDILHRLEDRCPTHVLVWPVKVQGDGSANEVAAAVRGFDAIAPGGPLPRPDLVIVARGGGPIEDLWAFNEEAVVRAVAGCSIPIISAVGHETDTTLCDYAADLRAPTPTAAAEIAVPVRADLIEQVAMMGLRTDRCVRRYHERGGEKLTALARLMPKRDALLGPQRQRADDAGARLVRGLERRLTVSRGQLDRAGAVLRPALLHRRIERAGAALASGARALAANDPARPLERGYAYVEGRVSGRVVADTGAARAAGALRLHFKDGTVDARVERGAGRAYTGETPEQPDLF; encoded by the coding sequence ATGCCCGATCCCTTTTCCATGTCCGACGACGACAGGCCCGCGCTGTTAGCCGAGGCCCGCCCCGGCGACAACGCCGCGCCGATGAGCGTGGCTGAGCTGTCGGGACGGCTGAAGCGGATGGTCGAGGGCGAGTTCGGCCATGTCCGCCTGCGCGGCGAGATTTCGGGCTACAAGCGCGCGGCGTCGGGCCATGCCTATCTGTGCCTGAAGGACGAGTCCGCGGTGATCGACGGGGTGATGTGGCGCGGCGCGGCGGGCAGCCTCGCCTTCTCGCCCGCCGACGGGATCGAGGTGGTCGCGACCGGCAAGCTCACCACCTATCCGGGCCGATCCAAATACCAGATCGTCATCGAGCGGATGGAGCTGGCGGGCGAGGGCGCGCTGATGGCGCTGCTCGAACGCAACAAGGCGCGGTTCGAGGCGGAAGGGCTGTTCGCCAAGTCGCGCGCGCGGGCACCGCTGCCGTTCATGCCGAGGGTGATCGGCGTCGTCACCTCGCCCACCGGCGCGGTGATCCGCGACATCCTCCACCGGCTGGAGGATCGCTGCCCGACCCATGTGCTCGTCTGGCCAGTGAAGGTGCAGGGCGACGGGTCGGCGAACGAGGTGGCGGCGGCGGTGCGCGGCTTCGATGCGATCGCCCCCGGCGGGCCGTTGCCGCGTCCCGACCTGGTCATCGTCGCGCGTGGCGGTGGGCCGATCGAGGATCTTTGGGCCTTCAACGAGGAAGCGGTGGTGCGCGCGGTCGCGGGGTGCTCGATCCCGATCATCTCGGCAGTGGGGCATGAGACCGACACGACATTGTGCGACTATGCCGCCGACCTGCGCGCGCCGACGCCGACCGCGGCGGCGGAGATCGCGGTGCCCGTCCGTGCCGACCTGATCGAGCAGGTGGCGATGATGGGGCTGCGCACCGACCGCTGCGTGCGGCGATATCATGAGCGCGGCGGCGAGAAGCTGACGGCGCTCGCACGGCTGATGCCGAAGCGCGACGCGCTGCTCGGGCCCCAACGCCAGCGCGCGGACGACGCCGGGGCGCGGCTGGTGCGCGGGCTGGAGCGGCGGCTGACGGTGTCGCGCGGTCAGCTCGACCGTGCGGGGGCGGTGCTGCGGCCGGCGCTGCTCCACCGGCGGATCGAGCGGGCGGGGGCGGCGCTCGCCTCCGGCGCCCGCGCGCTCGCGGCGAACGATCCGGCGCGGCCGCTGGAGCGCGGCTATGCCTATGTCGAGGGGCGTGTGAGCGGGCGCGTGGTGGCCGACACGGGCGCGGCGCGGGCGGCGGGGGCGCTTCGCCTCCACTTCAAGGACGGCACCGTCGACGCGCGGGTTGAGCGCGGGGCCGGGCGTGCCTACACTGGTGAGACGCCCGAACAGCCCGATCTATTCTGA
- a CDS encoding DUF2093 domain-containing protein, producing the protein MLMSNTARPARLHYMANGFRVLTPGDHVVCAVTGERIALDTLKYWSVGRQEAYANAEVATKALAGA; encoded by the coding sequence ATGCTGATGTCGAACACCGCCCGTCCCGCGCGCCTCCACTACATGGCCAACGGCTTTCGCGTGCTGACGCCGGGCGATCATGTCGTGTGCGCGGTGACGGGTGAGCGGATCGCGCTCGACACGCTGAAATACTGGAGCGTGGGGCGGCAGGAAGCCTATGCCAATGCCGAGGTCGCGACGAAGGCTCTGGCCGGCGCGTGA
- a CDS encoding M23 family metallopeptidase, producing the protein MIARRGVLAGAGAALIAGRAAAQGDGFALSGMPQQGALVLGTVPRGTTALTLDGLAVEVARDGRFAIAFDRDAGPSARLVARGSGVLLDRTLTVAPRAWRIERLPTLPRVSQPSAEFQRRRPPELARIAAARAKQTGAEGWRQRFAWPVTGRISGLFGSQRIYAGEPGAYHGGVDVARPTGTPVAAPADGVVILAADAPFTMEGNLLMIDHGMGLNSAFLHLSRIDVREGDAVRQGQPVGAIGATGRATGPHLHWGMKWRDARIDPLLIAGPMP; encoded by the coding sequence GTGATCGCGCGGCGAGGGGTACTGGCAGGGGCGGGCGCGGCGCTGATCGCCGGGCGCGCCGCGGCGCAGGGTGACGGCTTCGCGCTGTCGGGCATGCCGCAGCAGGGGGCGCTGGTGCTCGGCACCGTGCCCCGGGGAACCACGGCGCTGACGCTGGATGGCTTGGCCGTCGAGGTGGCGCGCGATGGACGCTTCGCGATCGCCTTCGACCGGGATGCGGGGCCGAGCGCGCGGCTGGTCGCGCGCGGATCTGGCGTGCTGCTCGACCGCACGCTGACCGTCGCGCCGCGGGCGTGGCGGATCGAGCGGCTGCCGACGCTGCCGCGCGTGTCACAGCCGAGCGCCGAGTTCCAGCGCCGCCGCCCGCCCGAACTCGCCCGCATCGCGGCGGCGCGCGCGAAGCAGACCGGCGCGGAGGGTTGGCGCCAACGCTTTGCCTGGCCGGTAACGGGGCGCATCTCGGGGCTGTTCGGATCGCAGCGTATCTATGCGGGGGAGCCGGGCGCCTATCATGGCGGCGTAGACGTCGCGAGGCCGACGGGCACGCCGGTCGCGGCACCCGCCGATGGCGTCGTCATCCTGGCGGCCGACGCGCCGTTCACGATGGAGGGCAACCTGCTGATGATCGATCACGGCATGGGGCTGAACAGCGCGTTCCTGCATCTGTCGCGCATCGATGTGCGCGAGGGCGATGCGGTGCGACAGGGGCAGCCGGTCGGCGCGATCGGCGCGACGGGGCGGGCAACCGGACCGCATCTCCACTGGGGCATGAAGTGGCGCGACGCGCGGATCGACCCGCTGCTGATCGCGGGGCCGATGCCCTAA
- the cmk gene encoding (d)CMP kinase codes for MIIAVDGPAASGKGTIARALAKHYGLPHLDTGLLYRAVAARVLAEGLDPTREADVVAMCDFDEALLASPDLRSDHVGKTASVVSAHPLVRSALLQRQRRFAQQPGGAVLDGRDIGTVIAPEADAKLFVKATPTIRARRRHEELRRHGIDVSLDRVLADIRARDDRDSRRSEAPLRQAADAAALDTSFLSIEAAVQKAIALVDARRASRS; via the coding sequence ATGATCATCGCCGTCGACGGACCCGCCGCATCGGGCAAGGGCACGATCGCGCGGGCGCTGGCGAAGCACTACGGCCTGCCGCACCTCGACACCGGGCTCCTTTATCGCGCGGTTGCCGCCCGGGTGCTGGCCGAAGGGCTCGATCCGACGCGCGAGGCCGACGTCGTCGCGATGTGCGACTTCGACGAAGCGCTGCTCGCCTCGCCCGACCTGCGCAGCGACCACGTCGGCAAGACCGCGTCGGTCGTGTCCGCGCACCCGCTGGTCCGCTCCGCTTTGCTCCAGCGCCAGCGCCGCTTCGCGCAGCAGCCGGGCGGCGCCGTGCTCGACGGGCGCGACATCGGCACGGTCATCGCGCCGGAGGCCGACGCCAAGCTGTTCGTCAAGGCGACGCCGACGATCCGCGCCCGCCGCCGGCACGAGGAACTGCGGCGCCACGGCATCGACGTCAGCCTCGACCGCGTCCTCGCCGACATTCGCGCCCGCGACGACCGCGACAGCCGCCGCAGCGAAGCCCCGCTCCGCCAGGCCGCCGACGCCGCGGCGCTGGACACGAGCTTCCTCTCGATCGAAGCCGCGGTGCAAAAGGCGATCGCGCTGGTTGACGCCCGGCGGGCCAGCCGCAGCTGA
- the aroA gene encoding 3-phosphoshikimate 1-carboxyvinyltransferase, which translates to MHADVAPRPLAIAAAGPLTGEVTVPGDKSISHRSLMFSGLAVGESRIRGLLEGEDVLATAAAMRAMGASVERREDGEWRVSGVGVGGLLQPQTALEMGNSGTSTRLLMGIVASHPITATFTGDASLSRRPMARVTEPLSRMGAEFTSSPGDRLPLTMRGLCPAVPIEYRLPVASAQVKSAVLLAGLNTPGITRVIESVPTRDHSERMLRGFGAELTVEGEIVSIRGEAELRPQDIDVPGDPSSAGFWMVAASIVPGSDIVIRNVLMNPTRTGLIQALTMMGASIERLNARTISGEDVADLRVRHAPLSAIEVPPDLAPSMIDEYPVLFVAATFAKGRTIARGAHELRVKESDRIAAMAAALGLSGVRVEEHEDGLTVEGRDGEPLAGTGGERVASLLDHRIAMAMAVAGMNAAQPIAIDDAAPIATSYPDFVATAQKLGAQPTWLDA; encoded by the coding sequence ATGCATGCCGACGTCGCCCCCCGCCCGCTCGCCATCGCCGCCGCCGGCCCGCTGACGGGCGAGGTGACGGTGCCCGGCGACAAGTCGATCAGCCACCGATCACTGATGTTCTCGGGTCTCGCCGTTGGGGAAAGCCGCATCCGCGGGCTGCTGGAGGGCGAGGACGTGCTCGCCACCGCCGCGGCAATGCGCGCGATGGGCGCCTCGGTCGAGCGGCGCGAGGATGGCGAGTGGCGCGTGTCGGGTGTCGGCGTCGGCGGGCTGCTCCAGCCGCAGACCGCGCTCGAGATGGGCAATTCGGGCACTTCGACGCGGCTCCTGATGGGCATCGTCGCCAGCCATCCGATCACCGCGACCTTCACCGGCGACGCCAGCCTTTCGCGCCGCCCGATGGCGCGCGTGACCGAGCCCCTGTCGCGGATGGGCGCCGAGTTCACGTCGAGTCCCGGCGACCGCCTGCCGCTCACCATGCGCGGCCTGTGCCCCGCGGTGCCGATCGAATACCGCCTGCCCGTCGCCTCGGCCCAGGTGAAGTCGGCGGTGCTGCTCGCCGGGCTCAACACCCCCGGCATCACCCGCGTGATCGAGAGCGTGCCGACGCGCGATCATAGCGAGCGGATGCTGCGCGGCTTCGGCGCCGAACTGACCGTCGAGGGCGAAATCGTCTCGATCCGCGGCGAGGCCGAGCTCCGCCCGCAGGACATCGACGTGCCGGGCGATCCGTCGTCCGCGGGCTTCTGGATGGTCGCCGCCTCGATCGTGCCGGGCTCCGACATCGTCATCCGCAACGTGCTGATGAACCCGACCCGCACCGGCCTGATCCAGGCGCTGACGATGATGGGCGCGTCGATCGAGCGGCTGAACGCGCGCACGATCAGCGGCGAGGACGTCGCCGATTTGCGCGTCCGCCACGCTCCGCTGTCGGCGATCGAGGTTCCGCCCGATCTCGCGCCCAGCATGATCGACGAATATCCCGTGCTGTTCGTCGCCGCCACGTTCGCCAAGGGGCGCACGATCGCGCGCGGCGCGCACGAGCTGCGCGTCAAGGAATCGGACCGCATCGCCGCGATGGCGGCGGCGCTCGGCCTGTCGGGCGTGCGCGTCGAGGAGCATGAGGACGGGCTGACGGTCGAGGGCCGCGACGGCGAGCCGCTGGCGGGGACCGGCGGCGAGCGCGTCGCGTCGCTGCTCGACCATCGCATCGCGATGGCGATGGCGGTTGCGGGCATGAATGCCGCGCAGCCAATCGCGATCGACGATGCCGCACCGATCGCCACCAGCTATCCCGATTTCGTCGCGACCGCGCAGAAGCTCGGCGCGCAGCCGACCTGGCTCGACGCATGA
- a CDS encoding TIGR02300 family protein, which produces MVKPEWGTKRSCPKCGTRFYDLTKDEPVTCINCGYAWEPEPILKSKQPLPFEAVKAAPVKDKEADSDLGDDLDIDTEDDDTPADDDVDLGGDDDLGVEAPDNDDEN; this is translated from the coding sequence ATGGTCAAGCCGGAATGGGGCACGAAGCGGTCGTGCCCGAAATGCGGAACCCGCTTCTACGACCTTACCAAGGACGAGCCGGTCACCTGCATCAACTGCGGTTATGCGTGGGAGCCCGAGCCCATCCTGAAGTCCAAGCAGCCGCTGCCGTTCGAGGCGGTCAAGGCCGCGCCGGTCAAGGACAAGGAAGCCGATTCGGACCTGGGTGACGATCTCGACATCGACACCGAGGACGACGACACCCCCGCCGACGACGATGTCGATCTGGGCGGCGACGACGACCTGGGCGTCGAGGCGCCCGACAACGACGACGAAAATTAA